A genomic window from Tolypothrix sp. PCC 7910 includes:
- a CDS encoding VIT domain-containing protein yields MTQTLERQAGGLYIQTSNQQQIAFPLKHTEVQAQVAGNISRVEVTQSFENPFTTTLEAVYIFPLPDEAAVDDMLIRIGDRTIQGSVKKRQEAQQIYEQAKQQGQTAGLLEQERDNIFTQSLANIKPGEQIDVIIRYTESLKFTAGNYEFVFPMVVGPRYIPGTTIEDNTQGGGSAAAPMLQNQDTDLVPDASRLNAPILPSGTRSRHDINVTVEIDAGVEIQDISSPSHQIQIAYEGQRVQVKLAGGDTIPNKDLILRYQVAGKSTQATVLAQNDERGGHFAIYLIPAIQYRPEQMVPKDMVFLIDTSGSQSGAPLMQCQELMRRFINGLNPDDTFSIIDFSDTTQQLSPVPLPNTPQNRALAINYINQLNAGGGTEMLRGIRAVLNFPVTDPGRLRSIVLLTDGYIGNENQILAEVQRHLKPGTRLYSFGAGSSVNRFLLNRIAELGRGMARVIRHDEPTDQVVEKFFRQINNPVLANINLQWEGDGASPVMYPSTPPDLFAEQPLVLFGHKPDSRAGKLHITGIAAGGTRYQHTFQLDFTATGNPAIAQLWGRSRIKDLMNQMVSGETKLGVEAVTDTALTYQLLSQYTAFVAVSDDVRVNPREASVSVQVPVEMPEGISYEGIFGSVVPTAMAAPMVEMVYSSPQLSAPPPPSTISPPAPRAEMPPMAKPSFDVMDSGKVERKKAKKESNYPIPGGINFGTRDAELEDLADKLSEIAPVYRPQIVSVSGLDQQMISLLTQHLQSIQFSTIFSGNLVFDLQISKGRVRQVVLDEQLSSLKEHDVIERIRRSLLTWRPPQTLTTTVILTIQMQQV; encoded by the coding sequence ATGACTCAAACTTTAGAACGCCAAGCAGGTGGCTTATATATTCAAACTTCCAATCAACAGCAAATTGCTTTTCCCCTTAAGCACACTGAAGTACAAGCGCAAGTAGCGGGTAATATCTCGCGGGTGGAAGTTACCCAAAGCTTTGAAAATCCCTTCACAACTACATTAGAAGCTGTTTATATATTTCCGTTACCTGATGAGGCTGCTGTTGATGATATGCTGATTCGCATTGGCGATCGCACTATTCAAGGTAGTGTTAAAAAGCGCCAAGAAGCACAGCAAATCTACGAGCAAGCTAAACAACAAGGACAGACGGCTGGGCTGCTGGAACAAGAAAGAGATAACATTTTTACTCAATCCCTGGCTAATATCAAACCCGGTGAGCAAATTGATGTGATTATTCGCTACACCGAAAGCCTAAAATTTACGGCGGGAAATTATGAGTTTGTCTTCCCAATGGTAGTGGGGCCGCGTTACATTCCTGGGACAACTATTGAAGACAATACCCAAGGTGGCGGTTCGGCTGCTGCGCCGATGCTGCAAAATCAAGATACTGACTTAGTACCAGATGCTTCGCGCTTGAATGCACCGATTTTACCATCAGGTACTCGCTCTCGCCATGATATTAATGTCACGGTAGAAATTGATGCGGGGGTGGAAATTCAAGATATTTCCTCTCCTTCTCACCAAATCCAAATCGCCTATGAGGGACAACGAGTACAAGTCAAACTGGCGGGTGGAGATACAATTCCCAATAAAGACTTGATTTTACGCTACCAAGTAGCAGGTAAAAGCACTCAAGCAACTGTACTCGCCCAAAACGACGAACGGGGTGGACACTTTGCCATTTATTTAATTCCGGCTATCCAGTATCGCCCAGAACAGATGGTTCCTAAAGATATGGTGTTTCTGATTGACACCTCCGGTTCTCAAAGTGGCGCGCCATTAATGCAATGTCAGGAATTGATGCGGCGTTTTATTAATGGGTTGAATCCTGACGATACTTTCAGCATTATTGATTTTTCTGATACTACTCAGCAACTCTCACCTGTTCCCCTCCCCAATACTCCACAAAATCGCGCCTTAGCAATTAATTACATCAATCAATTAAATGCGGGTGGGGGAACAGAAATGTTACGCGGGATTCGCGCGGTGTTGAACTTCCCTGTTACAGATCCCGGACGCTTGCGGAGTATTGTACTACTGACCGATGGCTATATCGGCAACGAAAACCAAATTTTGGCAGAAGTGCAACGCCATCTCAAACCGGGAACCCGCCTCTATAGCTTTGGCGCAGGTAGTTCGGTGAATCGATTCCTACTCAATCGCATTGCGGAATTAGGGCGGGGTATGGCGCGCGTAATTCGCCATGATGAACCAACTGATCAAGTAGTGGAAAAATTCTTCCGCCAGATTAACAATCCTGTCCTTGCCAACATCAACTTGCAATGGGAAGGTGATGGTGCATCCCCAGTAATGTATCCTTCCACACCACCGGATTTATTTGCAGAACAGCCATTAGTGCTATTTGGGCATAAACCAGATAGCCGTGCAGGAAAATTGCATATTACTGGCATTGCTGCGGGTGGTACGCGCTACCAACACACCTTCCAACTAGATTTTACAGCCACAGGTAATCCTGCGATCGCTCAACTTTGGGGTCGTTCCCGCATCAAAGATTTGATGAATCAAATGGTGAGTGGTGAAACTAAGCTAGGCGTTGAAGCAGTAACAGATACAGCCCTTACCTATCAACTGCTATCGCAATATACCGCCTTCGTTGCCGTCAGCGATGATGTGCGTGTCAATCCCAGAGAGGCTTCTGTTTCTGTGCAAGTACCTGTAGAAATGCCCGAAGGTATTAGCTATGAGGGCATATTTGGTAGTGTTGTACCAACTGCAATGGCTGCGCCTATGGTGGAAATGGTCTATTCCTCGCCTCAGCTATCTGCACCACCACCTCCCAGCACCATTTCTCCCCCTGCACCCAGGGCAGAAATGCCACCAATGGCAAAACCATCTTTTGACGTGATGGATTCAGGCAAAGTAGAAAGGAAAAAGGCTAAAAAAGAAAGTAATTATCCAATTCCAGGTGGAATAAATTTTGGGACTAGAGATGCAGAGCTAGAAGATTTGGCAGATAAACTCTCAGAAATTGCGCCTGTTTATCGTCCACAAATTGTGAGTGTATCAGGATTAGATCAACAAATGATTTCTCTGCTTACTCAACATTTACAATCAATTCAGTTCTCTACAATTTTCAGTGGCAATTTAGTCTTTGATTTGCAAATCAGCAAAGGTAGAGTGAGACAAGTGGTGCTTGATGAGCAGTTGTCTTCTCTCAAAGAACATGATGTGATTGAAAGAATCAGGCGATCGCTCTTAACTTGGCGACCACCACAAACTCTGACAACTACAGTCATTCTCACAATTCAAATGCAACAAGTCTAA
- a CDS encoding type II toxin-antitoxin system RelE/ParE family toxin: MKRVIEKIQSLASEPRPDGVVKLKGSDNEYRIRIGDYRVRYEIDDDSQLVQILQCKHRKDVYRKS; this comes from the coding sequence ATAAAGCGTGTAATTGAGAAAATCCAAAGTCTGGCTTCGGAACCGCGTCCTGATGGAGTTGTCAAATTAAAAGGTTCTGATAACGAATATCGTATCCGGATAGGTGATTATAGAGTTCGCTATGAGATTGATGATGACAGTCAACTCGTACAAATTTTGCAGTGCAAGCATCGAAAAGATGTTTATAGAAAAAGTTAG